Sequence from the bacterium genome:
CGCGGCGACGCTCGGTGCGTTTGGCGCGAAGAAAGTCATTCAATTGACTAATCCTGAACTGGCGCAGTATTCCTCCGAAGGTTACGCGCAGGCGGCGGCGGAAGTCATCAAGGCCCATTCGCCTAAGGCCGTCGTGCTGAGCGCGAGTGCACAAGGCAAAGATTTTGCTCCACGCTTGTCAGCGCGCGTCAACGCGCCGTTGCTGACTGATTGCACGGATCTGAAAGTGGATGGCAACGCAGTCTGTGCGCTCCGTCCGATTTATGCAGGGAAGGTGCAGTTGTGGGCGAAGGTCACCGGGCCGTTTGGTATTTTGAGTTTGCGTCCAAAGGCATTTCTGCCTGTGGAAGTGGGCGGCAGCGCCGAGGTCACGAGTACGAGTGTGGCCCTTGATGCATCGAAAATTCGCGCGAAGATTGTCGAAGAGAAGATGCAGGAAGGCGGTATGGTGGATGTCACCGAAGCCGATGTCGTGGTTAGCGCGGGCCGCGGCATGAAGGGCCCTGAGAATTGGAACCTGATTGAAGACCTGGCCAAGTCGCTCGGTGCAAGCATCGGCGCGTCGCGCGCGGTCGTGGATGCCGGATGGCGGCCGCATCATGAGCAGGTCGGTCAGACGGGTAAGGTCGTTGCGCCGAGTTTGTATGTCGCCGTCGGTATCAGCGGCGCGATTCAGCACGTCGCGGGCATGAGCA
This genomic interval carries:
- a CDS encoding electron transfer flavoprotein subunit alpha/FixB family protein, which translates into the protein MILVFCDSKGGKLKPSAREAVSGAHKLAQMLSTEVVAVTFAECSDAATLGAFGAKKVIQLTNPELAQYSSEGYAQAAAEVIKAHSPKAVVLSASAQGKDFAPRLSARVNAPLLTDCTDLKVDGNAVCALRPIYAGKVQLWAKVTGPFGILSLRPKAFLPVEVGGSAEVTSTSVALDASKIRAKIVEEKMQEGGMVDVTEADVVVSAGRGMKGPENWNLIEDLAKSLGASIGASRAVVDAGWRPHHEQVGQTGKVVAPSLYVAVGISGAIQHVAGMSTSRTIVAINKDADAPIFKLATYGIVGDAFEVLPKLTEEIKKVKAE